The Bacteriovorax sp. Seq25_V genome window below encodes:
- a CDS encoding fimbria/pilus outer membrane usher protein, translating into MIKFWLSFFIAISVFSQELSEEQMFQQAFGKKVLEKRIKIPLLLDNASLGEVSFYLKGREIIAVDTKELKEALGTKILPHYLSNFGDKEKIGINEIPKDIDFKLHLDSLYVALNLAPYYYENNRLIRDNYPNLSGKKIFTQAPFSHIFNYWYGFQKRENRTEDHSLDMSSALNYEGFVLENNVEWFKRDGESTFRRKKSVIVKDLIEYESRLQLGDVSYETTSLQTQLNLLGFSYAKNFSLNPYKKIQPINEFEFILERQSYVTIYVNDRPVRTEVLDKGRHSIEDLVLDYGRNNIKIAVREFNGIEKEFLYSWGSSTELLREGLSSFSHSIGVKSNYRDTTLSYEDTDSIMYSGFYKRGINRTFTFGGLTQFDKDQQLLGFSALNSLSFGNVDFEFAGIKDKTSDHIGVKSILDLENSFSTKHGDMRLLFGHEYSSPFYASFGSIVLENKFLHKFRFDFSWYLNSYINFSLGRNTDISRVNKLSDRVTHSLGLGLQPVRNGKITFSYQNRRNEYKNTEHIFNVYMNYSLDEKKLYLNSFHDTQNDSHLVQVSHLPNQKQDSFYQRARVEKSPSQKSGKITGGFRSRYFEAESSITGEEGHDATIDLSLRGAIVSTVNSTTFSSPVYDSFALVQGKNSLEGKKIGLLNDIGGIGKKEFRRKLFIPQLTSYHYFPIYMDPTYLELGSSYDYENFFIYPKYRSVVEVGLGKIRSYTVFGRLENKDSVLKVGEFVGADGYSVPFFTNRRGQFSVESMLPGVYEIFIENKKIATRFEIKDQPNTVINLGVLK; encoded by the coding sequence ATGATTAAATTTTGGTTATCATTCTTCATTGCGATTAGTGTTTTTTCTCAAGAGTTGAGCGAGGAGCAGATGTTTCAACAGGCCTTTGGAAAAAAGGTACTTGAAAAGCGCATTAAGATTCCTCTGTTGTTAGATAATGCAAGCCTGGGGGAAGTCTCCTTTTATCTAAAAGGAAGAGAAATCATTGCTGTAGACACGAAAGAACTGAAAGAAGCTCTTGGGACAAAAATTCTACCTCACTATCTATCTAACTTTGGTGATAAAGAAAAAATTGGTATCAATGAAATACCTAAAGATATTGACTTTAAGCTTCACTTGGATTCTCTCTATGTCGCTCTTAATCTCGCGCCTTACTACTATGAGAATAATCGTTTAATCAGAGACAACTATCCTAATTTATCAGGAAAGAAAATTTTTACTCAAGCTCCTTTTTCACATATTTTTAATTACTGGTATGGTTTTCAAAAAAGAGAAAATAGAACAGAAGACCACTCTCTTGATATGTCTTCGGCATTGAATTATGAAGGGTTTGTTTTAGAGAATAATGTTGAGTGGTTTAAGAGAGATGGTGAATCGACATTCAGACGAAAAAAGTCTGTTATTGTTAAAGATTTAATCGAATATGAGTCGAGACTTCAATTGGGAGACGTGAGTTATGAGACTACGAGTCTTCAAACTCAGTTAAACTTACTTGGGTTTAGCTATGCTAAAAACTTCTCCTTAAACCCATATAAGAAAATTCAGCCAATTAATGAGTTTGAATTTATTCTCGAAAGACAGTCTTATGTCACTATTTACGTTAATGATCGACCTGTACGAACTGAAGTTTTAGATAAGGGAAGGCATTCTATAGAAGATCTTGTTTTAGACTATGGACGTAATAATATTAAAATTGCTGTTCGCGAATTTAATGGAATAGAAAAAGAATTTCTTTATAGTTGGGGATCTTCGACAGAACTTCTAAGAGAAGGGCTTTCTTCATTTAGTCATTCTATCGGTGTAAAATCAAATTATCGTGATACTACTTTAAGTTATGAAGATACTGATTCAATTATGTATAGTGGCTTCTACAAAAGAGGGATAAACCGAACATTTACATTTGGTGGTCTCACTCAATTTGATAAAGATCAACAACTACTAGGGTTTAGTGCTCTCAATTCTTTGTCGTTTGGTAATGTTGATTTCGAATTTGCTGGAATAAAAGATAAGACATCTGACCACATAGGGGTTAAGTCAATTTTAGATCTAGAAAATAGTTTCTCAACTAAACATGGTGATATGAGATTACTTTTTGGCCATGAGTATTCTTCACCATTTTACGCTTCATTTGGGTCAATTGTTTTAGAGAATAAATTTTTACATAAGTTTCGTTTTGACTTTTCTTGGTACTTGAATTCTTATATTAATTTTTCGCTTGGTCGAAATACAGATATCTCTAGAGTTAATAAATTGTCTGATAGAGTTACACATTCTCTGGGGCTTGGTTTACAACCAGTAAGAAATGGTAAAATTACATTCTCCTATCAAAATCGAAGAAATGAGTACAAGAACACAGAACATATTTTCAATGTTTACATGAATTATTCTTTAGATGAAAAAAAGCTATACTTGAACTCATTTCATGACACACAAAATGATTCACACCTTGTACAGGTTAGTCACTTACCAAACCAAAAACAAGACAGTTTCTATCAAAGGGCCCGTGTTGAAAAAAGCCCATCTCAAAAATCGGGTAAAATTACAGGTGGTTTCCGCTCTCGGTATTTTGAAGCAGAGTCAAGTATAACCGGTGAAGAGGGTCATGATGCGACAATTGACCTAAGCCTTAGAGGTGCAATTGTTTCGACTGTTAATTCTACAACTTTCTCTTCTCCTGTCTATGATTCATTTGCTCTCGTTCAAGGCAAGAATTCATTAGAAGGAAAAAAAATCGGTTTGCTCAATGATATAGGCGGAATTGGGAAGAAGGAGTTTCGAAGAAAACTTTTTATACCTCAGTTAACTTCATATCACTATTTCCCAATTTATATGGATCCAACTTATCTCGAACTTGGAAGTTCATATGATTATGAAAACTTTTTTATCTACCCTAAATATAGAAGTGTTGTTGAGGTTGGTTTGGGGAAAATTAGAAGCTACACTGTTTTTGGCCGACTAGAGAATAAAGACTCTGTTCTAAAAGTTGGAGAGTTTGTAGGGGCTGACGGTTATTCCGTTCCGTTCTTTACTAATAGAAGAGGACAATTCTCCGTTGAATCAATGCTTCCTGGCGTTTATGAAATTTTTATTGAAAATAAAAAAATTGCTACACGTTTTGAAATAAAGGACCAGCCAAATACTGTAATTAACCTTGGTGTGTTAAAATGA
- a CDS encoding potassium channel family protein yields MYLSSGRILFERLWSFITSAPFWLMTALCNSVVMLSAFVFYRVEYEINGSVVEFIDAVWWSFSTVTTVGYGDITPVTFTGKIIGIALMIVGTAFFAAFTALFANAILGRDYKAISTKLSSLEREDVELEVQVLELTKSLSRIEEKINKL; encoded by the coding sequence ATGTACCTATCAAGTGGAAGAATTTTGTTTGAAAGACTCTGGTCATTCATAACATCAGCGCCCTTTTGGTTGATGACGGCCCTTTGTAATAGTGTTGTGATGTTGTCGGCCTTTGTTTTTTACCGCGTTGAATATGAAATCAATGGAAGTGTCGTCGAATTTATTGATGCGGTTTGGTGGTCTTTTTCGACTGTGACAACTGTTGGATACGGAGATATCACACCGGTTACTTTCACTGGGAAGATCATTGGAATTGCTCTAATGATTGTTGGTACTGCATTTTTTGCGGCGTTCACAGCTCTATTTGCAAATGCAATTTTGGGAAGGGATTATAAAGCAATTAGCACAAAACTTTCTTCATTAGAGAGAGAAGATGTGGAATTAGAAGTACAAGTTTTAGAATTAACAAAATCACTATCGCGAATTGAAGAAAAAATCAATAAGTTATAG
- a CDS encoding class I SAM-dependent methyltransferase codes for MKKFKESGAEGFAKEYWDVNYSSPDEMDGIGNAVTHIAYLKNLFAIEYIDINSIIDFGFGLGHLFEGLLKEYIPYKAYGIEPSDYAFNEVVKRNISPAESTKFKLEKTDIVSWCQANKKMKNFDLGICTSVFQYLSDEEIKICLPIMAERCKYLYFSVPTDIELKRQVEELEFEDQYAIKRSAKKYYNLLSPHFTFVSSRVLESKVHFNEENTFFTDLLFRF; via the coding sequence GTGAAGAAATTTAAAGAGAGTGGTGCAGAGGGGTTTGCAAAAGAATATTGGGATGTAAACTATTCTTCGCCAGATGAAATGGATGGAATTGGTAATGCAGTAACTCATATTGCTTATTTAAAAAATCTTTTTGCTATTGAATATATTGATATCAATTCGATCATCGATTTTGGCTTTGGTTTAGGCCATTTATTTGAAGGTTTATTGAAAGAATATATTCCTTATAAGGCCTATGGTATTGAGCCAAGTGATTATGCTTTTAATGAAGTGGTGAAGAGAAATATTTCACCCGCTGAAAGTACAAAATTTAAACTTGAAAAAACAGATATTGTTTCTTGGTGTCAGGCAAATAAGAAAATGAAAAACTTTGACTTGGGTATTTGTACATCTGTCTTTCAATACCTAAGCGATGAAGAAATTAAGATTTGCTTACCAATTATGGCCGAGCGTTGTAAGTATCTTTATTTTTCTGTTCCTACTGATATCGAACTAAAGAGACAAGTCGAAGAATTAGAGTTTGAAGATCAGTACGCAATTAAAAGAAGTGCAAAAAAGTATTATAATTTACTTTCTCCGCATTTCACTTTTGTGTCTAGCCGAGTTTTAGAAAGCAAGGTACACTTCAATGAAGAAAATACCTTCTTTACTGATTTATTATTTAGATTTTAA
- a CDS encoding MATE family efflux transporter — MEKNWNTYKGLWALSFPSILASMLEPLSSVVDTALVGRFDTNFLAALAIGVSVISSLTWMFNFLVHAPIQRISQLLGKGDLDSLRSTAKFSMLLAFALGILLIIIFYPLRGYIYAFMSVDPTIVAQTDVYFSYRLFGQVFILLFTVNLAILRGLAKVNSAFLYIFIATTINIIFSYLSLYHLDLGLKGVAIGTVLGNFVGFICSFIEILRDKNIGIGFLSAHVDKESKLSVVRASANIFGRSFFLTTCFFLSTKVASHIGVVELAAHQILLQIWLFASFFTDGVATTGNIVCARLSGEKRKGELRNILKKINLLGMIIGFIFALTYAVFPYFVLGRFTEDVSVLSKINEVWIYIVISQMPLAVAYVLDGHMFGMNKFGDLKNYMMMAFFLLFLPIIYFAYTLKSLQYVWIAIIAVGLFRLITNQLTIYRELNK, encoded by the coding sequence ATGGAAAAAAATTGGAATACTTATAAGGGCCTATGGGCCCTTTCTTTTCCTTCTATTCTAGCGAGTATGCTTGAGCCATTAAGCTCTGTTGTCGATACGGCTTTAGTTGGAAGGTTTGATACAAACTTCCTTGCAGCCTTGGCCATTGGAGTGAGTGTTATAAGCTCGCTGACATGGATGTTTAACTTTCTAGTTCATGCTCCAATTCAAAGAATCTCACAATTACTAGGTAAGGGAGACCTTGACTCTCTCAGGTCAACTGCAAAGTTTTCAATGTTACTCGCTTTCGCTTTGGGGATTTTACTAATAATTATCTTTTATCCACTTCGTGGATATATTTACGCTTTCATGAGTGTCGATCCAACGATTGTTGCTCAAACCGATGTCTATTTTTCATATCGATTATTTGGACAAGTCTTTATTTTATTATTTACGGTGAACCTCGCCATCCTTCGTGGACTTGCAAAAGTTAATTCCGCCTTCTTATATATTTTTATTGCTACCACTATTAATATTATTTTTTCATACCTCTCTCTTTATCATCTTGATCTTGGACTTAAAGGTGTGGCAATTGGAACTGTTCTCGGTAACTTCGTTGGTTTTATCTGCTCTTTTATTGAGATTCTGAGAGACAAAAATATTGGTATTGGATTTCTTTCGGCGCACGTTGATAAGGAAAGTAAGCTGTCAGTAGTAAGAGCTAGTGCAAATATCTTTGGACGCTCCTTCTTTTTAACAACTTGCTTTTTTCTTTCAACAAAAGTTGCTTCGCATATTGGTGTTGTTGAACTTGCTGCTCATCAGATCCTTTTGCAAATTTGGTTGTTCGCTTCTTTTTTTACTGATGGTGTTGCTACTACAGGGAATATTGTTTGTGCAAGACTTAGTGGAGAAAAAAGAAAAGGTGAGTTAAGAAATATTCTAAAAAAGATAAACTTACTTGGAATGATTATTGGATTTATTTTTGCTCTCACATATGCAGTATTTCCTTACTTTGTTTTAGGGCGTTTTACCGAAGATGTATCTGTGCTCTCTAAAATTAATGAGGTTTGGATTTATATCGTTATCTCGCAAATGCCTCTTGCTGTAGCATATGTACTGGATGGTCATATGTTTGGAATGAATAAATTTGGTGACCTGAAGAATTATATGATGATGGCATTTTTCTTATTGTTCTTACCAATAATTTATTTTGCCTATACATTAAAAAGTTTACAGTATGTATGGATTGCAATTATTGCTGTCGGATTATTTCGTTTAATAACAAATCAATTAACAATTTATCGAGAGTTAAATAAGTGA
- a CDS encoding SirB2 family protein: MLSYEFYKVLHVFCIVLFVGSMGAQFFSDSSKKSLKIISGVTSFLIFVGGMGLLARLGIKHGAGWPMWVWVKVVMWILVSALGPILAKRLKGNRALGYYGILVLIFVAIYSAVTKLA; the protein is encoded by the coding sequence ATGCTTAGTTATGAATTTTATAAAGTGTTACATGTTTTTTGTATCGTTTTATTTGTTGGATCGATGGGAGCACAATTTTTCAGTGACTCATCAAAGAAGTCGTTAAAAATTATTTCAGGAGTAACAAGCTTCCTAATTTTTGTTGGAGGTATGGGATTACTTGCAAGACTTGGTATCAAGCATGGTGCTGGTTGGCCAATGTGGGTTTGGGTAAAAGTTGTAATGTGGATTTTAGTTTCTGCTCTTGGACCAATCCTTGCAAAAAGACTTAAAGGAAATAGAGCTCTTGGTTACTATGGAATATTAGTTCTAATCTTCGTTGCAATTTACTCAGCTGTTACAAAACTTGCTTAA
- the grxD gene encoding Grx4 family monothiol glutaredoxin produces the protein MSDNNPFNIINDQVPQSGGQAVSAVDKSLGLTEQIESLIKSSDVFLFMKGTSDMPMCGFSANTVAILNSLNVPYKTFNILEDMDIREGVKEYANWPTFPQLYVKGELVGGNDIITEMFHSGDLQNILK, from the coding sequence ATGTCAGATAATAATCCATTCAACATTATCAATGATCAAGTTCCACAATCTGGTGGACAAGCAGTATCCGCAGTAGATAAGTCACTAGGACTTACTGAACAAATTGAATCACTAATCAAATCAAGTGATGTTTTCCTATTCATGAAAGGAACATCTGATATGCCAATGTGTGGATTCTCTGCAAATACAGTTGCGATTTTAAACTCACTAAACGTTCCATACAAGACATTCAATATTCTTGAAGATATGGATATTAGAGAAGGTGTTAAAGAGTATGCAAACTGGCCAACATTCCCTCAACTTTATGTTAAAGGTGAATTAGTTGGTGGAAATGACATCATCACAGAGATGTTTCACTCAGGTGATCTACAAAACATTTTAAAATAA
- a CDS encoding fimbria/pilus periplasmic chaperone, protein MKFLILSLLSLNLFAFNLTPLSQSITLGKNSNTVIYQVLNKNKEPIAIEASLKIRKMGRDGKEELPDVEEGLFLIYPTQIILKPGEKRGIKIQYLGNNNLKNELSYRLLVEQLPVDFKKKTKTGVKLLLRYLGALYVTKDEFKPVLQVKSMKMVGTDLVIEIANTGSLHQVLKNLELTFFDTSVKKIVLTKDRLPSFNGENILAQSTRVFTISNLTEFKINQKSKVELSYD, encoded by the coding sequence TTGAAATTTCTTATACTATCTCTTTTATCATTAAATCTTTTTGCCTTCAATTTAACTCCTTTGAGTCAGTCAATAACTCTAGGTAAGAATTCAAATACAGTCATCTACCAAGTTCTGAATAAAAACAAAGAGCCTATCGCTATTGAGGCCAGTCTTAAGATAAGAAAAATGGGCAGGGATGGTAAGGAAGAGCTTCCTGACGTGGAAGAGGGGTTGTTTTTAATCTATCCGACTCAGATTATTTTAAAGCCTGGTGAAAAGCGAGGAATAAAAATTCAATATCTGGGAAACAATAATTTAAAGAATGAATTATCCTACAGACTATTGGTTGAACAACTTCCTGTTGATTTTAAAAAGAAGACAAAAACAGGAGTAAAATTACTTCTTCGCTATCTTGGTGCTCTTTACGTTACTAAAGATGAATTTAAACCTGTTTTACAGGTAAAATCAATGAAGATGGTGGGAACTGATCTCGTTATCGAGATTGCAAATACTGGTTCTCTCCATCAAGTTCTAAAAAATCTTGAACTGACTTTCTTTGACACCTCAGTAAAAAAAATAGTTCTAACAAAAGATCGCTTACCAAGTTTTAATGGAGAAAATATTCTTGCTCAAAGTACACGTGTTTTCACAATCAGTAACCTAACTGAATTTAAGATTAATCAAAAAAGTAAAGTTGAATTAAGTTATGATTAA
- a CDS encoding helicase C-terminal domain-containing protein, which produces MSKNNGNGLGRWAVLDIETTGADAGVDEIIDVGFLQYEGTKLISRYESLVRPSFEISHFIQKLTGITNKMLTGAPLWDDVMGDVLELDGHSLLAHNADFESSFLDHHFDNLIDQEGHRWEDSMYFLSILFPHLSSLKLEHFILGMGLAEKELHRGLQDSIDLLKVILVTTLVVKEDKEKHAFMSVLFNKYQLQDYFYYKFFNLYTDEIQEISDSINFDPWAHIDTAREWLYPSIKEEATEYHQNFDLKFSGENVRNIFRDEPKVQGLFPGYRFRESQEALALKVGQSFKNHVHSMVQAPTGTGKTLGYLVPSALFALTEQKQVLVATGTKTLQNQAMQKDVPGLHKLLGIGPKDLKIRQLVGSSNHLCELLFRQIQSENSLFKGVGEIREAFIDMYFESLFFHNSRSGLTSMINRDDIPFVFKMKMPEFKDREKELAVDFRACSGSQCPFKNECTYIRGLREAKEADVIIGNHALMFSWPKSFPRPAYVVVDEAHKIESESTRAFTHEVSNGDLESMQKQLMNLQGLGSLFYLLSNKDSEEGAEEIINDLRVLSVDCAKMVAEHIYALPDKMEMVFKKMPRYTDKYWNELPMILNSETEPLRLSIFHHLESIYFILKSAYDAVYPYTVKWQAQDMNGESEVTAWTRFEAFTGHLEDLLHALSYLLKIEKATFPFSLSMKFHQDQGYLFTASPINTGKILHDQLLQISSSVVYTSATLANAHGDIGTKGMEWATGYLYSEPERRFKTGMYLPSVYDYENKTRVFLCDDTPSIYDESFVPDLFNKLIPFMESINGRSLLLFSARARFEKAVEILLEKVEGKLPVFIQGMGSNIIEEFKAAGNGVLVGMESFGEGIDVPGDALRFVFIDKIPDLSMEQVIRFRREFYDSNIGNEFDDYYLAHRTRSLHQKLGRLLRTESDSGSVVIVDNRVRKWKNSTMSKLVKQMEPYRLFRTNFDQALKESGDFILK; this is translated from the coding sequence ATGTCAAAGAATAATGGAAATGGACTTGGACGCTGGGCGGTATTGGATATTGAAACCACTGGTGCAGATGCAGGAGTGGATGAAATAATCGATGTTGGTTTTCTTCAATATGAAGGAACAAAATTAATCAGTCGCTACGAATCTCTTGTGAGACCCTCTTTTGAAATTTCTCACTTCATTCAAAAGTTAACAGGTATAACCAACAAAATGTTAACAGGTGCACCTCTTTGGGATGATGTGATGGGGGATGTTCTCGAGCTGGACGGGCATTCTTTGCTAGCTCATAACGCTGACTTTGAAAGTTCATTTCTCGATCATCATTTTGATAATCTTATTGATCAAGAGGGACACCGTTGGGAAGATAGTATGTATTTTCTCTCAATTCTCTTTCCTCATTTAAGTTCTTTGAAGCTTGAGCACTTTATTCTTGGAATGGGATTAGCTGAAAAAGAGCTTCACCGTGGACTTCAAGACTCGATAGATCTTCTTAAAGTAATTCTTGTGACAACTTTAGTTGTGAAGGAAGATAAAGAGAAGCATGCTTTTATGAGTGTGCTTTTTAATAAGTATCAGCTTCAAGATTATTTCTATTACAAGTTTTTCAATCTCTATACTGACGAGATTCAAGAAATTTCTGATTCGATCAATTTTGATCCTTGGGCCCATATAGATACAGCACGTGAATGGCTCTATCCAAGCATCAAAGAGGAAGCAACTGAATATCACCAAAATTTTGATTTAAAATTTAGTGGAGAAAATGTTCGAAATATCTTTAGAGATGAACCAAAAGTTCAAGGTTTATTCCCTGGTTATCGCTTCAGAGAGTCACAAGAAGCATTGGCCTTGAAAGTAGGTCAGTCTTTTAAAAACCATGTTCATTCGATGGTTCAAGCTCCAACAGGAACTGGTAAGACGCTCGGTTACCTTGTTCCAAGTGCGCTCTTTGCACTTACTGAGCAGAAACAAGTTCTGGTGGCGACGGGAACAAAGACTCTTCAAAATCAGGCAATGCAAAAAGATGTTCCAGGCCTTCATAAACTCTTAGGTATTGGACCAAAAGATTTAAAGATCAGACAACTTGTTGGTTCAAGTAACCATCTTTGTGAACTACTTTTTAGACAGATTCAAAGTGAGAATTCACTTTTTAAAGGTGTAGGCGAAATTCGTGAGGCCTTTATAGATATGTATTTTGAAAGTCTTTTTTTTCATAACTCGCGAAGTGGTCTTACATCGATGATAAATCGTGATGATATTCCATTTGTTTTTAAGATGAAGATGCCCGAATTCAAAGATCGAGAAAAAGAACTCGCGGTAGACTTTAGAGCTTGTTCAGGCAGTCAGTGTCCTTTTAAAAATGAATGTACTTATATCAGAGGTCTACGTGAAGCTAAGGAAGCAGATGTTATTATCGGTAACCATGCACTGATGTTTTCGTGGCCTAAATCTTTTCCACGCCCAGCTTACGTCGTGGTAGACGAAGCACATAAAATTGAAAGTGAGTCGACGAGGGCCTTTACTCATGAGGTGAGTAATGGAGACCTTGAAAGTATGCAGAAGCAATTGATGAACCTTCAAGGTTTAGGTTCTCTTTTCTATCTACTATCGAATAAAGATAGCGAAGAAGGCGCCGAGGAAATTATCAATGATCTTCGTGTTCTCTCTGTCGATTGTGCCAAGATGGTCGCCGAACATATTTATGCTCTTCCAGATAAGATGGAGATGGTATTTAAGAAGATGCCTCGTTATACAGATAAGTATTGGAATGAACTTCCAATGATTTTAAATTCTGAAACAGAGCCTCTTCGTTTAAGTATTTTTCATCATCTCGAAAGTATTTATTTTATTTTGAAATCTGCATATGATGCCGTTTACCCATATACAGTGAAATGGCAGGCGCAAGATATGAATGGAGAAAGTGAAGTCACCGCATGGACTCGCTTTGAGGCATTCACTGGGCATCTCGAAGATCTTCTTCATGCTCTTAGTTATTTATTAAAAATTGAGAAGGCGACTTTTCCATTTTCTTTATCGATGAAGTTCCATCAAGACCAGGGATACCTCTTCACGGCTTCTCCTATTAATACGGGAAAAATTCTTCACGATCAGCTTCTACAAATTTCTTCAAGCGTTGTTTATACTTCTGCAACTCTCGCCAATGCCCATGGGGACATTGGTACAAAGGGAATGGAGTGGGCCACAGGATATCTTTATAGTGAGCCAGAAAGAAGATTTAAAACAGGGATGTATCTTCCGTCTGTTTATGATTACGAAAATAAAACACGTGTTTTTCTTTGTGACGATACACCTTCAATTTATGATGAAAGCTTCGTGCCAGATCTCTTTAATAAGCTTATTCCATTCATGGAAAGTATCAATGGCCGTAGTTTATTATTATTTTCGGCACGAGCTCGTTTTGAAAAGGCTGTGGAAATTTTATTAGAAAAGGTTGAAGGTAAACTTCCGGTCTTCATTCAGGGGATGGGCTCAAATATTATTGAAGAATTTAAGGCAGCTGGAAATGGTGTTCTTGTTGGGATGGAGAGTTTTGGAGAGGGGATTGACGTTCCAGGAGATGCGCTTCGTTTTGTTTTTATCGACAAAATCCCAGATCTTTCAATGGAGCAAGTAATTCGTTTTCGTCGTGAATTCTATGACTCAAATATAGGTAATGAATTTGATGATTACTATCTTGCACATCGAACACGAAGCCTGCATCAAAAGCTTGGAAGGCTTCTTAGAACCGAATCCGATTCAGGAAGTGTAGTGATTGTAGATAATCGCGTACGCAAATGGAAGAACTCGACAATGTCGAAGCTTGTTAAGCAGATGGAACCATATAGACTCTTTAGGACCAACTTTGATCAGGCCTTAAAAGAGTCTGGTGATTTCATTTTAAAATAG
- a CDS encoding BolA/IbaG family iron-sulfur metabolism protein encodes MFPLFDEVKALITTKLTDAKVAVSDLTGGGDHLGLLIISDEFKGKMLLAQHRMVMDILKEKFKDDLHAVQLKTLTHDQAREQGIEVQ; translated from the coding sequence ATGTTTCCATTATTTGATGAAGTTAAAGCATTAATTACAACAAAACTAACAGACGCTAAAGTAGCAGTATCTGACCTTACAGGAGGAGGAGATCACCTTGGCCTTCTTATTATCTCAGATGAATTCAAAGGAAAGATGCTTCTTGCACAACATAGAATGGTAATGGATATTCTTAAAGAAAAATTTAAAGATGACCTTCACGCTGTTCAACTAAAAACGCTAACTCATGACCAAGCTCGCGAGCAAGGAATTGAAGTACAATAA
- a CDS encoding YchJ family protein, which translates to MMSLCACGTKNQFAECCSPIIKGDEKAATAGALMRARYTAYTTGDIDFIVNTTHPDHRGDMDVEEITNWSKKSVWKGLELIEEVDGDPEDETGVVEFKAHFELGGQSLTHHERSEFEKIDDQWYFVDGTPVTAPVTRQGPKIGRNDPCSCGSGKKFKKCCGK; encoded by the coding sequence ATTATGAGTTTATGTGCATGTGGAACAAAGAATCAATTTGCAGAATGTTGTTCACCAATCATCAAAGGTGATGAAAAAGCAGCAACAGCTGGTGCTCTAATGAGAGCGAGATATACAGCTTACACAACAGGCGATATCGATTTTATCGTTAACACTACTCACCCTGATCATAGGGGAGATATGGATGTTGAAGAGATTACAAATTGGTCGAAGAAATCTGTATGGAAAGGCCTTGAGTTAATTGAAGAAGTTGATGGTGATCCTGAAGATGAGACAGGTGTGGTTGAGTTTAAGGCTCACTTCGAGCTTGGTGGACAAAGTCTTACTCACCATGAGCGATCTGAATTCGAAAAAATAGATGATCAGTGGTATTTCGTAGATGGAACTCCAGTGACAGCTCCTGTAACAAGACAAGGTCCAAAGATTGGTAGAAATGATCCTTGTTCTTGTGGATCTGGAAAGAAATTTAAAAAATGCTGTGGTAAATAA